The genomic interval GATCCCGCACCCTTTTTCAGGGATGACCTTGACGGCTTTTCGCAACGGCGATGTTCGGAACAAGGCAGCTTGGCCGTAACGGCTGGCTGATCTTAACCTCGTCCGAGGCCGCGCCGACCCGGTGTCCGCTTGTCCCGTGGGTCAGGCGAACAGCGCGTCGATGGCGTCCTGCGCGGTCGCGGGACCGCCCATCTGCGGCCCGTTGAGCAGGAGCGACTCGTTGCGCTTGCGCCGGTCGGCTTCGGTCTCGTCGATGCCGGCCGCGTCGCGGGCTTTCACGGCGGCGCTGAAGCGGGCGAGCCGCCCTTCGAGCTGGCTCATCGCCTCCGCCACCTTGGCGATGCGCTGGCCGGTGATGTCCTGGAAGGTGCAGGCCTCGAAGATGTCGTAGATCTTGGCCTCGACCGCGTCCCGGTAGCCCGGTCCATCGCGCAGCGCGAGCACGGCTTCTGCGGT from Methylobacterium sp. AMS5 carries:
- a CDS encoding protein phosphatase CheZ; its protein translation is MKMMATARDGRSQNSHPSAMVKELLDIADYIASLRDAIAILRANELTRDRLPMVHEELSEVVAATAGATNSIMSTAEAVLALRDGPGYRDAVEAKIYDIFEACTFQDITGQRIAKVAEAMSQLEGRLARFSAAVKARDAAGIDETEADRRKRNESLLLNGPQMGGPATAQDAIDALFA